A region from the Zonotrichia leucophrys gambelii isolate GWCS_2022_RI chromosome 21, RI_Zleu_2.0, whole genome shotgun sequence genome encodes:
- the UBIAD1 gene encoding ubiA prenyltransferase domain-containing protein 1 isoform X1: MNRGAAACCGVTSSPPLHFTFNFYTERCRQVLLLRDGGASMGPAELVQKISISAESPRGSESGGAALAGADGAAGGSWRHKCAAYVLALRPWSFSASLTPVALGSALAYRAEGALDPGLLLGSAVTVLAVHGAGNLVNTYYDFSKGIDHKKSDDRTLVDQILEPQDVVRFGVFLYTVGCICAAGLYAVSTLKLEHLALIYFGGLSSSFLYTGGIGFKYVALGDVVILITFGPLAVEFAHAVQVGYLSLTPLLYAVPLALSTEAILHSNNTRDMESDRQAGIVTLAILIGPTFSYMLYTVLLFLPYLIFCVLATRYTISMALPLLTIPMAFSLERQFRSQNFNKIPQRTAKLNLLLGLFYVFGITLAPAGALPKL; this comes from the exons ATGAATCGTGGTGCTGCCGCGTGCTGCGGGGTCACCTCCTCGCCGCCGcttcattttacttttaatttctaCACCGAGAGGTGCCGGCAG gtgctgctgctgcgagACGGCGGGGCGAGCATGGGaccagcagagctggtgcagaAGATCAGTATCAGCGCCGAGAGCCCGCGCGGGAGCGAGAGCGGCGGCGCGGCCTTGGCGGGCGCGGACGGGGCCGCCGGCGGCAGCTGGAGACACAAGTGCGCGGCCTATGTGCTGGCGCTCCGGCCGTGGAGCTTCAGCGCCTCGCTCACCCCCGTGGCGCTGGGCAGCGCCCTGGCGTACCGGGCTGAGGGAGCGCTGGacccggggctgctgctgggaagcgCCGTGACCGTGCTGGCCGTGCACGGGGCCGGTAACTTGGTGAATACCTACTATGACTTTTCCAAAGGCATCGATCACAAGAAGAGTGATGACAGGACGTTGGTGGACCAGATTTTGGAGCCGCAGGATGTAGTGCGGTTTGGAGTCTTTCTCTACACCGTGGGCTGTATCTGCGCTGCTGGGCTCTACGCGGTCTCGACGCTCAAGCTGGAGCACCTGGCCCTGATTTACTTTGGAGGgctttccagctccttcctttaTACCGGAG GAATTGGATTTAAATACGTAGCCCTTGGTGATGTGGTGATCCTGATCACCTTTGGGCCCCTGGCTGTGGAGTTTGCCCATGCAGTGCAGGTTGGTTACCTGTCCCTGACCCCGCTGCTCTACGCTGTCCCCCTGGCCCTCAGCACCGAGGCCATCCTGCACAGCAACAACACCCGGGACATGGAGTCAGACCGGCAGGCTGGCATTGTCACCCTGGCCATCCTCATCGGCCCCACCTTCTCCTACATGCTCTACactgtgctgctcttcctgccctacctgattttctgtgtgctggCCACACGGTACACCATCAGCATGGCGCTGCCCCTGCTCACCATCCCCATGGCATTCTCACTGGAGAGACAGTTCCGCAGCCAGAACTTCAACAAAATTCCTCAGAGGACAGCCAAACTCAATCTGCTGCTGGGCCTTTTCTATGTTTTTGGCATTACATTGGCACCAGCTGGTGCTCTGCCCAAACTGTGA
- the UBIAD1 gene encoding ubiA prenyltransferase domain-containing protein 1 isoform X2, whose protein sequence is MGPAELVQKISISAESPRGSESGGAALAGADGAAGGSWRHKCAAYVLALRPWSFSASLTPVALGSALAYRAEGALDPGLLLGSAVTVLAVHGAGNLVNTYYDFSKGIDHKKSDDRTLVDQILEPQDVVRFGVFLYTVGCICAAGLYAVSTLKLEHLALIYFGGLSSSFLYTGGIGFKYVALGDVVILITFGPLAVEFAHAVQVGYLSLTPLLYAVPLALSTEAILHSNNTRDMESDRQAGIVTLAILIGPTFSYMLYTVLLFLPYLIFCVLATRYTISMALPLLTIPMAFSLERQFRSQNFNKIPQRTAKLNLLLGLFYVFGITLAPAGALPKL, encoded by the exons ATGGGaccagcagagctggtgcagaAGATCAGTATCAGCGCCGAGAGCCCGCGCGGGAGCGAGAGCGGCGGCGCGGCCTTGGCGGGCGCGGACGGGGCCGCCGGCGGCAGCTGGAGACACAAGTGCGCGGCCTATGTGCTGGCGCTCCGGCCGTGGAGCTTCAGCGCCTCGCTCACCCCCGTGGCGCTGGGCAGCGCCCTGGCGTACCGGGCTGAGGGAGCGCTGGacccggggctgctgctgggaagcgCCGTGACCGTGCTGGCCGTGCACGGGGCCGGTAACTTGGTGAATACCTACTATGACTTTTCCAAAGGCATCGATCACAAGAAGAGTGATGACAGGACGTTGGTGGACCAGATTTTGGAGCCGCAGGATGTAGTGCGGTTTGGAGTCTTTCTCTACACCGTGGGCTGTATCTGCGCTGCTGGGCTCTACGCGGTCTCGACGCTCAAGCTGGAGCACCTGGCCCTGATTTACTTTGGAGGgctttccagctccttcctttaTACCGGAG GAATTGGATTTAAATACGTAGCCCTTGGTGATGTGGTGATCCTGATCACCTTTGGGCCCCTGGCTGTGGAGTTTGCCCATGCAGTGCAGGTTGGTTACCTGTCCCTGACCCCGCTGCTCTACGCTGTCCCCCTGGCCCTCAGCACCGAGGCCATCCTGCACAGCAACAACACCCGGGACATGGAGTCAGACCGGCAGGCTGGCATTGTCACCCTGGCCATCCTCATCGGCCCCACCTTCTCCTACATGCTCTACactgtgctgctcttcctgccctacctgattttctgtgtgctggCCACACGGTACACCATCAGCATGGCGCTGCCCCTGCTCACCATCCCCATGGCATTCTCACTGGAGAGACAGTTCCGCAGCCAGAACTTCAACAAAATTCCTCAGAGGACAGCCAAACTCAATCTGCTGCTGGGCCTTTTCTATGTTTTTGGCATTACATTGGCACCAGCTGGTGCTCTGCCCAAACTGTGA